Proteins encoded in a region of the Strix uralensis isolate ZFMK-TIS-50842 chromosome Z, bStrUra1, whole genome shotgun sequence genome:
- the KATNAL2 gene encoding katanin p60 ATPase-containing subunit A-like 2 isoform X2: protein MELSCQTLRTTHRAREEDEMRTEARRKNLLILILHYLMEEGYVDAANALEQETKLSLRGFEVCDNIDLETILMEYESYYFVKFQKYPKITRKVLDTAENKQQLRTGGRPRRAASSSQSFPRLKHQTVQRPLSKTSPGSTTEFKSSTKETLKQDNDSAVTLEQSHFGLSITAINKTGGDSTHLRRGQVIDFHRMIQDAVKVSSNGIALNSLNCDPDPSERLLKPLSAFIGMTGEMRELATVVSKDIYLHNPNVKWDDIIGLDAAKRLVKEAVVYPIRYPQLFTGILSPWKGLLMYGPPGTGKTLLAKAVATECNTTFFNISASTIVSKWRGDSEKLVRVLFELARYHAPSTIFLDELDSVMSQRGTISGGEHEGSRRMKTELLVQMDGLARSDDLVFVLAASNLPWELDSAMLRRLEKRILVDLPSKEARRVMIQHWLPPLSNSGGVELRTDLDYGLLGQETDGYSGSDIKLVCKEAAMRPVRKIFDALENHQPGNSNLPTIQLDTITTADFLDVIAHTKPSAKNLSQKYTAWQREFESV from the exons GATGAGATGCGAACAGAAGCTCGTCGAAAAAACCTCCTCATTCtaattttgcattatttaatGGAGGAAGg GTATGTCGATGCTGCAAATGCTTTGGAACAAGAGACAAAATTAAGTTTACGAGGCTTTGAAGTTTGTGACAACATTGATCTTGAGACAATTTTGATGGAATATGAAAGCTATTACTTtgtaaaatttcaaaaatatcCTAAAATTACCAGAAAGGTCCTGGACACTG cagaaaataaacaaCAGCTGAGAACTGGGGGAAGACCAAGAAG ggCAGCAAGCTCTTCTCAGAGTTTCCCAAGGCTTAAACATCAGACTGTGCAACGACCATTGTCAAAAACTTCACCTGGGAGTACAACAGAATTTAAATCTTCTACCAAGGAGACCCTCAAACAG gATAATGACAGTGCAGTTACTCTGGAGCAATCTCACTTTGGCTTAAGCATTACAGCAATCAACAAAACTGGAGGAGACAGCACTCACCTAAGAAGG GGCCAAGTAATTGACTTCCATAGGATGATTCAGGATGCTGTCAAAGTATCATCAAATGGAATAGCCTTGAACAGCCTCAATTGTGATCCAGATCCTTCA GAACGATTACTGAAACCCCTTAGTGCTTTTATTGGCATGACTGGTGAGATGAGAGAACTTGCAACGGTTGTAAGCAAA GACATTTATCTCCATAACCCAAACGTGAAGTGGGATGATATTATTGGACTGGATGCAGCTAAAAGGCTAGTCAAGGAAGCAGTTGTTTATCCCATAAGG TACCCACAACTGTTTACTGGCATTCTGTCTCCTTGGAAAGGATTATTGATGTATGGACCACCAG GTACTGGAAAAACTTTGCTTGCTAAGGCTGTTGCCACAGAATGCAATACAACCTTTTTCAACATATCAGCATCCACCATTGTCAGCAAATGGAGGGGTGATTCAGAAAAACTTGTCCGG GTGTTATTTGAGCTTGCCCGGTACCATGCTCCTTCCACAATTTTCCTGGATGAGCTGGACTCAGTCATGAGTCAAAGAGGCACTATTTCTGG TGGTGAACATGAAGGAAGTCGGCGGATGAAAACAGAATTACTGGTGCAGATGGATGGCTTGGCCCGATCTGATGATCTTGTGTTTGTTTTAGCAGCTTCCAATCTGCCATG GGAATTAGATTCTGCCATGCTGCGGCGGTTGGAGAAGAGAATTTTGGTTGACCTCCCAAGTAAAGAGGCACGGCGGGTGATGATCCAGCACTGGCTGCCCCCTCTGAGCAACAGCGGAGGAGTGGAGCTGAGAACGGATCTGGACTATGGCTTGCTGGGCCAG GAAACAGACGGGTACTCCGGCTCAGACATAAAACTCGTCTGCAAGGAAGCAGCCATGAGACCAGTGAGGAAAATTTTCGATGCTCTTGAAAACCATCAGCCAG GTAACAGTAACTTACCCACAATCCAATTAGACACAATCACAACAGCAGATTTCCTGGACGTGATCGCCCACACCAAACCATCAGCAAAGAATCTAAGCCAGAAGTACACAGCTTGGCAGAGAGAATTTGAgtcagtttga
- the KATNAL2 gene encoding katanin p60 ATPase-containing subunit A-like 2 isoform X1 yields the protein MEYESYYFVKFQKYPKITRKVLDTAENKQQLRTGGRPRRAASSSQSFPRLKHQTVQRPLSKTSPGSTTEFKSSTKETLKQGQVIDFHRMIQDAVKVSSNGIALNSLNCDPDPSERLLKPLSAFIGMTGEMRELATVVSKDIYLHNPNVKWDDIIGLDAAKRLVKEAVVYPIRYPQLFTGILSPWKGLLMYGPPGTGKTLLAKAVATECNTTFFNISASTIVSKWRGDSEKLVRVLFELARYHAPSTIFLDELDSVMSQRGTISGGEHEGSRRMKTELLVQMDGLARSDDLVFVLAASNLPWELDSAMLRRLEKRILVDLPSKEARRVMIQHWLPPLSNSGGVELRTDLDYGLLGQETDGYSGSDIKLVCKEAAMRPVRKIFDALENHQPGNSNLPTIQLDTITTADFLDVIAHTKPSAKNLSQKYTAWQREFESV from the exons ATGGAATATGAAAGCTATTACTTtgtaaaatttcaaaaatatcCTAAAATTACCAGAAAGGTCCTGGACACTG cagaaaataaacaaCAGCTGAGAACTGGGGGAAGACCAAGAAG ggCAGCAAGCTCTTCTCAGAGTTTCCCAAGGCTTAAACATCAGACTGTGCAACGACCATTGTCAAAAACTTCACCTGGGAGTACAACAGAATTTAAATCTTCTACCAAGGAGACCCTCAAACAG GGCCAAGTAATTGACTTCCATAGGATGATTCAGGATGCTGTCAAAGTATCATCAAATGGAATAGCCTTGAACAGCCTCAATTGTGATCCAGATCCTTCA GAACGATTACTGAAACCCCTTAGTGCTTTTATTGGCATGACTGGTGAGATGAGAGAACTTGCAACGGTTGTAAGCAAA GACATTTATCTCCATAACCCAAACGTGAAGTGGGATGATATTATTGGACTGGATGCAGCTAAAAGGCTAGTCAAGGAAGCAGTTGTTTATCCCATAAGG TACCCACAACTGTTTACTGGCATTCTGTCTCCTTGGAAAGGATTATTGATGTATGGACCACCAG GTACTGGAAAAACTTTGCTTGCTAAGGCTGTTGCCACAGAATGCAATACAACCTTTTTCAACATATCAGCATCCACCATTGTCAGCAAATGGAGGGGTGATTCAGAAAAACTTGTCCGG GTGTTATTTGAGCTTGCCCGGTACCATGCTCCTTCCACAATTTTCCTGGATGAGCTGGACTCAGTCATGAGTCAAAGAGGCACTATTTCTGG TGGTGAACATGAAGGAAGTCGGCGGATGAAAACAGAATTACTGGTGCAGATGGATGGCTTGGCCCGATCTGATGATCTTGTGTTTGTTTTAGCAGCTTCCAATCTGCCATG GGAATTAGATTCTGCCATGCTGCGGCGGTTGGAGAAGAGAATTTTGGTTGACCTCCCAAGTAAAGAGGCACGGCGGGTGATGATCCAGCACTGGCTGCCCCCTCTGAGCAACAGCGGAGGAGTGGAGCTGAGAACGGATCTGGACTATGGCTTGCTGGGCCAG GAAACAGACGGGTACTCCGGCTCAGACATAAAACTCGTCTGCAAGGAAGCAGCCATGAGACCAGTGAGGAAAATTTTCGATGCTCTTGAAAACCATCAGCCAG GTAACAGTAACTTACCCACAATCCAATTAGACACAATCACAACAGCAGATTTCCTGGACGTGATCGCCCACACCAAACCATCAGCAAAGAATCTAAGCCAGAAGTACACAGCTTGGCAGAGAGAATTTGAgtcagtttga
- the HDHD2 gene encoding haloacid dehalogenase-like hydrolase domain-containing protein 2 produces MAAWRALKAVLVDLSGTLHIEDSAVPGAQEALKRLRSAPVTIRFVTNTTKECKRDLLERLTKLGFDIAENEIFTSLTAARNLLEQKQVRPLLLVDDKALPDFAGIVTADPNAVVVGLAPEHFHYERMNRAFRLILDGAPLIAIHKARYFKKKDGLALGPGPFVTGLEYATDTKATVVGKPEKTFFLEALRGTDCAPEEAIMIGDDCRDDVGGAQNAGMRGILVRTGKYRPADEDKINPAPYLTCENFPEAVEHILEHLL; encoded by the exons aTGGCAGCTTGGCGTGCACTGAAAGCTGTCTTGGTGGATCTCAGCGGCACACTTCACATTGAAGACTCAGCTGTGCCAGGCGCACAGGAAGCTCTTAAAAG GCTGCGCAGTGCTCCGGTTACCATCCGATTTGTGACGAACACAACGAAGGAGTGCAAGAGAGACCTGCTGGAGAGGCTGACGAAACTGGGATTTGACATTGCAGAAAATGAGATCTTCACATCTCTGACAGCGGCCAGAAATCTTCTGGAGCAAAAGCAGGTGCGGCCTCTCCTCCTGGTGGACGATAAGGCCCTGCCTGATTTCGCAG GGATAGTCACGGCTGACCCCAACGCAGTGGTGGTAGGACTGGCTCCCGAGCACTTTCACTACGAGAGGATGAACAGAGCGTTTCG GTTGATTTTGGATGGTGCTCCTCTTATAGCTATACATAAAGCCAGGTATTTCAAGAAAAAGGATGGCTTGGCTCTGGGACCTGGGCCTTTTGTAACTGGGCTGGAATACGCGACAGACACCAAAGCAACAGTGGTGGGGAAGCCAGAGAAAACCTTCTTCCTGGAAGCTTTGCGGGGGACTGACTGTGCCCCGGAGGAGGCCATCATGATCGGTGAC GACTGCAGGGATGATGTCGGCGGCGCCCAGAACGCAGGCATGCGTGGGATTTTGGTACGCACGG GTAAATATCGACCGGCAGATGAAGACAAAATCAATCCGGCTCCTTACTTAACCTGTGAGAATTTCCCAGAGGCAGTGGAACATATCCTAGAGCATCTGCTCTGA